TGTCAGCCGGTCACGGCTCCATGCTGGTCTATTCCATCCTGAACCTGATCGGGGTGGAGGGTGTGACGATGGAGGAGCTGAAAAACTTCCGCCAGCTCGGCTCCAAAACGCCGGGCCATCCCGAATACGGCCATACGCCGGGCGTGGAGACCACCACCGGCCCGCTGGGCCAGGGCATCTCCACCGCCGTGGGCATGGCGCTGGCAGAGCGTATGCTGAACGCGCGCTATGGCGATGATCTGGTCGACCACCACACTTTCGTCATCGCGTCCGACGGCGATCTGCAGGAAGGCGTCAGCCAGGAAGCCATTGCGCTGGCCGGTCACTGGAAGCTGAACCGCCTGGTGGTCTTGTGGGACGACAACTCCATCTCCATCGATGGCTCCACCGATCTATCCGACACCACTGACCACGGCGCGCGCTTTGAAAGCGCGGGCTGGACCGTGATGCACGTGGACGGCCATGACGCGACGGCGGTGGATGCGGCGCTGACAAAGGCGCGCGCCAGCGACAATCCGGTGCTGATCGCGTGCAAGACCATTATCGGCAAGGGCGCCCCCACCAAGGCGGGCACAGCCGGATCCCACGGTTCACCGCTGGGCGCGGACGAGATCGCCGGCGCCCGCAAGGCCATGGGCTGGACCCATGGCGCGTTCGATATTCCGGACGCCGTCTATGACGGCTGGCGGACGGTGGGCGAGCGCGGCGCGCAGGCCCGCGCGGCGTGGACCGCGCGCCATGCGAAAGCCGCGTCGCGGGCCGAGTTTGACGCGCAGCTGTCCGGTGACACGCCCAAAGCCGCGCTGGACGCGCTGGACGCCCATATCGCCAAACTCATGACCGACAAGCCGGCGCTGGCCACCCGCGCCGCGTCGGGCAAGGCGATTGAAAGCTTCTGGGACAAAATCCCCGGCCTGACCGGCGGATCGGCGGACCTCACCGGTTCGGTCAATACGCTGGTGAAGGGGCAAAGCCCGCTCAGCGCCGGCAATTATGCTGGCCAATACATCCATTACGGCGTGCGCGAGCATGGCATGGCCGCCGCCATGAACGGCATGGCGCTGCATGGTGGGGTCCGTCCCTATGCCGGGACCTTCCTGGTGTTCTCCGACTATTGCCGTCCGGCGGTGCGCCTGTCGGCGCTGATGAACCAGCCGGTGATCTATGTCTTCACCCACGATTCCATCGGGCTGGGCGAAGACGGCCCCACCCACCAGCCGGTTGAGCATCTCTCCGCCCTGCGCGCCATCCCCAATCTGGCGGTGTTCCGCCCTGCCGACGCGGTGGAGGCGGCGGAAGCCTGGCGTGTGGCGCTGGAGCGCCGGGACGGGCCGACCTGCCTGATCCTGTCACGCCAGAAGACGCCGCATTTGCGCACGGGTGACGGCTCGAAGAATCTCAGCGCGCGCGGCGCCTATGTGCTGAGCGAGGCGGACGGGACGGCTCAGGTAACCCTGATCGGCACCGGCACAGAGACCGCGCTGGCGCTGGAAGCCCAATGCCTCCTGAAAGAGCGCGGCGTGGACGCCCGCGTGGTGTCCGCGCCCAGCGTCGAGACCTTCCTGGCCCAGGACAAGGGGTATCGCGACAGCGTGGTCGATCCGGCTCTGCCCGCCGTGGCGGTGGAGGCCGGGATACGCTGGGGCTGGGACGCGCTGATCGGACGCGCGGGCGGATTTGTCGGCATGACCGGCTTTGGCGCGTCGGCGCCGGCCGAGGCGCTTTACGATCATTTCGCCATTACAGCGCAGGCTGTGGCGGCTGAGGCCCTCAAGCGGGTATAAGCGCATACCGCCGCCCGCAGCAAACACGGATCGCTCATGAGCGTGCTCGAAGCCATGGCCGAGGACGGCCTCGACCTGAATGACACCGAAGCGCTGATCGCCTTCGTGGCCGACGCCCACCCGGTGGATGCGGCGGCGCTGCTGGACGAGCTGGAGCCGGAACAGGCGCGCGATCTTCTGATGGCCCAGACGCTGGATCATCAGACCGAGATATTCGGCTATCTCTATGGCGACACCCAGGAGGCGCTGGCGCTGATCCTGGAGCGCGCCAAGCTGGTCGAAATCGTCAGCGAGATGAACTCCGACGACCGGGCCGACCTTTACAACCGCCTGACCGAAGACCAGCGCGCGGCGCTGATGCCCGGGCTGGCGCGCGCCGAACGTGAAGATATCCGCCGCCTGGCCTCTCACGAAGAGGGCACGGCCGGCGCGATCATGACCTCGGACTACGCCACGCTGGGTCTGGAACTGACGGCGGGCGAAGCCATCGATTCCCTGCGCAAGGAAGCGCCGGACAAGGAAACCATCTACCGCGCCTATGTGGTGGACGACGAGCGCAAGCTTTTGGGTTCGGTGCGCCTTCAGGCGCTGATCCTCGCCTCGCCGGACACCCCGATCGCCGACCTGATGGAGCGCGGCGCGCTGGTGGTGCGTCTGGAAGAGCCTCAGGAGGAAGTGGCCCGCAAGATCGCGCGCTATGACGTGCTGGCCATCCCGGTCATCAACGAGTCCGGAGAGCTGGTCGGCATCGTCACCCATGACGACGCGATCGACGTGGTCGAGGCGGAGGCCACCGAGGACTTCCACAAATTCGCCGCCGCCGGCGCCATCGGGGAAAGCGTGCGCGATGCGCCGATCTTCACCCTCTACCGCAAGCGCATCGTCTGGCTGGTCATCCTGGTTTTCGCCAATCTGTTCTCCGGCGCCGGCATCGCGGTGTTTGAAGACACTATCGCCGCCTATGTGACGCTGGTGATTTTCATGCCGCTGATCATCGGTTCAGGCGGCAATGCCGGGGCGCAAGGCGCAACGCTGATGGTGCGCGCCCTGGCCACGGGCGACGTCGTGATGAAGGACTGGGGCGTGCTGCTGGGCCGCGAATTGCTGGTGGCGGCCATGCTGGGCGGGACCATGGCGCTGGCTGTGGCGCCGATCGGCTATGCGCGCGGCGACATGGGAATCGCGCTCGTGGTGTCGATCTCTATGGTGATCGTGGTGCTGGTCGGCAGCCTGATCGGGATGAGCCTGCCCTTCTTGCTCAGCCGCCTGAAGGTCGATCCGGCGACCGCCAGCGCGCCGCTGATCGCCACCATCGCCGACGTAATGGGCATACTGGTCTACTTCTCCATCGCCACGGCGATTCTGTTCTGATCCGGGCTGTTATCCTCGCAAATCTAACATTTCATGTTCGATTTGCGAGGTTGTGACGCTTCAAGCCATTGTTTTTATTGAACAGACCTAAACCCGCTGCG
The window above is part of the Hyphomonadaceae bacterium ML37 genome. Proteins encoded here:
- the mgtE gene encoding magnesium transporter, whose protein sequence is MSVLEAMAEDGLDLNDTEALIAFVADAHPVDAAALLDELEPEQARDLLMAQTLDHQTEIFGYLYGDTQEALALILERAKLVEIVSEMNSDDRADLYNRLTEDQRAALMPGLARAEREDIRRLASHEEGTAGAIMTSDYATLGLELTAGEAIDSLRKEAPDKETIYRAYVVDDERKLLGSVRLQALILASPDTPIADLMERGALVVRLEEPQEEVARKIARYDVLAIPVINESGELVGIVTHDDAIDVVEAEATEDFHKFAAAGAIGESVRDAPIFTLYRKRIVWLVILVFANLFSGAGIAVFEDTIAAYVTLVIFMPLIIGSGGNAGAQGATLMVRALATGDVVMKDWGVLLGRELLVAAMLGGTMALAVAPIGYARGDMGIALVVSISMVIVVLVGSLIGMSLPFLLSRLKVDPATASAPLIATIADVMGILVYFSIATAILF
- the tkt gene encoding transketolase, which gives rise to MTRTPALPPLDNAAIQPLADAIRALAMDAVEAAKSGHPGMPMGMADAAAVLWTRHIKFDPADPAWPDRDRFVLSAGHGSMLVYSILNLIGVEGVTMEELKNFRQLGSKTPGHPEYGHTPGVETTTGPLGQGISTAVGMALAERMLNARYGDDLVDHHTFVIASDGDLQEGVSQEAIALAGHWKLNRLVVLWDDNSISIDGSTDLSDTTDHGARFESAGWTVMHVDGHDATAVDAALTKARASDNPVLIACKTIIGKGAPTKAGTAGSHGSPLGADEIAGARKAMGWTHGAFDIPDAVYDGWRTVGERGAQARAAWTARHAKAASRAEFDAQLSGDTPKAALDALDAHIAKLMTDKPALATRAASGKAIESFWDKIPGLTGGSADLTGSVNTLVKGQSPLSAGNYAGQYIHYGVREHGMAAAMNGMALHGGVRPYAGTFLVFSDYCRPAVRLSALMNQPVIYVFTHDSIGLGEDGPTHQPVEHLSALRAIPNLAVFRPADAVEAAEAWRVALERRDGPTCLILSRQKTPHLRTGDGSKNLSARGAYVLSEADGTAQVTLIGTGTETALALEAQCLLKERGVDARVVSAPSVETFLAQDKGYRDSVVDPALPAVAVEAGIRWGWDALIGRAGGFVGMTGFGASAPAEALYDHFAITAQAVAAEALKRV